In one Tenebrio molitor chromosome Y, icTenMoli1.1, whole genome shotgun sequence genomic region, the following are encoded:
- the LOC138140604 gene encoding uncharacterized protein, translated as MFGPKDPMLWFAQTEAKFHSHLVRSDSSKYYAVIAALDCSTLQPVSNIIANPLATGKYDAVKKTLIANYSDFREQQIRKLLNEPELGDRKPFELLRQMKARAGDHVDDQMLQTLWLHRLPLNVQLLSRPTPLEKMARIADKLVEIVSNRGSSSIATIANEPAPPAATPQTTVGETLKSLQEQIIALTVTVKQLANRERYYSQQR; from the coding sequence ATGTTCGGGCCCAAGGACCCCATGCTATGGTTCGCACAGACCGAAGCTAAATTTCACAGCCACCTCGTGAGATCTGACTCGTCAAAATACTACGCTGTCATCGCCGCCTTGGACTGTTCGACCCTGCAGCCCGTTTCCAACATAATAGCCAACCCACTCGCGACCGGTAAATATGATGCCGTCAAGAAGACGCTCATTGCAAATTATTCTGACTTCAGAGAGCAACAGATTCGCAAGCTCCTGAACGAGCCTGAGTTAGGCGATCGGAAACCCTTCGAGCTCCTGCGACAGATGAAAGCGCGCGCGGGCGACCACGTGGATGACCAAATGCTCCAGACGCTGTGGCTACATCGGCTACCCCTCAATGTCCAACTCCTCTCTCGGCCAACTCCTCTGGAGAAAATGGCCCGTATCGCCGACAAGCTTGTTGAAATCGTCTCCAACCGCGGGTCGTCGTCTATCGCCACGATTGCGAACGAGCCAGCACCGCCAGCAGCGACACCGCAAACCACAGTTGGAGAGACCCTGAAAAGTCTACAGGAGCAAATCATTGCATTAACGGTGACAGTCAAGCAACTTGCAAACAGAGAGCGCTACTACTCACAGCAACGTTAA